The proteins below come from a single Oxyura jamaicensis isolate SHBP4307 breed ruddy duck chromosome 1, BPBGC_Ojam_1.0, whole genome shotgun sequence genomic window:
- the LOC118179018 gene encoding BPI fold-containing family C protein-like → METWLLKDQGRITVSISGLLIAVTLKVSRDSTGHLSILLHNCQLSISRVKVKLNGGSSWIASFLSGYLEKPIQNKLDENLCLNIKYKIQMIDAQLRKHKVLSQIDAFAQIDYSLVSSPAVFESHINLDLKGAVYPVGNHTDPPFVPAPFGLSNHGDFMLYVGVSSYFLKSASLAYYRAGAFNITISKELAGTFNLNTAVLKDFVPEIALHYVTVCPVLLKLMATSPPVVSLQADRCSLQITGCVEVLAVLPNSTSQHIFTGNLTASTRADLTITKQKLIISLLLNRLQFSLLNTTAGFSEVSLVKNFLSYALRNVVIPVINDKLGKGFPIPNFAHTTLIGPVIKMNQGHLLIFTDVHYKRKEGEDEDLHSQY, encoded by the exons ATGGAAACATGGCTGCT CAAAGACCAAGGAAGAATTACAGTGTCCATCTCAGGACTGTTGATTGCCGTTACCCTCAAAGTATCACGGGACAGCACAGGCCACTTGTCCATATTGCTACACAACTGCCAGCTGAGCATTAGTAGAGTAAAAGTCAAGTTAAATGGAGGATCTAG ctgGATAGCCAGCTTCCTGTCTGGTTATCTCGAGAAGCCCATTCAAAACAAATTGGATGAAAAT CTATGCCTAAatatcaaatacaaaatacaaatgattGATGCACAGCTTAGAAAACATAAGG TCTTAAGCCAGATAGATGCCTTTGCACAAATAGACTATTCCCTAGTTAGTTCTCCAGCAGTCTTCGAATCACACATTAACTTGGATTTGAAG GGCGCAGTTTATCCAGTAGGAAATCACACAGACCCTCCCTTTGTGCCAGCTCCATTTGGTCTCTCAAACCATGGTGATTTCATGCTCTACGTGGGAGTCTCCAGTTATTTTCTTAAGTCTGCTTCACTGGCTTACTACAGAGCAGGGGCCTTTAACATCACCATTTCCAAAGAG CTTGCTGGTACATTTAACCTGAATACAGCCGTACTTAAAGATTTTGTTCCTGAG ATCGCTCTGCATTATGTAACGGTGTGCCCAGTGCTTCTGAAACTGATGGCTACATCACCACCTGTGGTCAGTTTGCAGGCAGACAGATGCAGCCTACAGATCACTGGCTGTGTAGAAGTGCTTGCTGTTCTGCCAAATTCGACTTCCCAGCACATCTTCACAGGGAATCTA aCAGCAAGTACCAGAGCTGATTTGACAATAACCAAACAGAAGCTGATAATCTCATTACTTCTGAACag GCTCCAGTTCTCCCTGTTGAACACTACTGCTGGCTTCTCTGAG GTCTCACTGGTAAAGAATTTTCTGTCTTACGCTTTACGGAATGTAGTGATCCCAGTAATCAATG ATAAACTAGGAAAAGGATTTCCTATTCCTAACTTCGCCCACACTACCCTGATTGGAcctgtaataaaaatgaatcag GGTCATCTGTTGATTTTCACTGATGTTCACTACAAACGCAAGGAAGGGGAAGATGAGGACCTTCACAGTCAATACTAA